The Toxoplasma gondii ME49 chromosome XII, whole genome shotgun sequence genome includes a region encoding these proteins:
- a CDS encoding leucine rich repeat-containing protein (encoded by transcript TGME49_248970): MANNSETASGPPAVPAMTRALLRQICKESGQYETPALNDKLYFHFRGFTKIENLDNYTKVRALWLEGNGIRNIEGLDNLKELQCLFLQQNCIREIQNLDSCTKLVTLDLSYNCIRRIQGLSSLPHLNNIKLAYNAFETIDDIRGLAECRALTNLDLSHNYIDLGNSSENSSDLIWPSAHGEANMVESLPEGVPSGSSARAVSLVPGGCDAEAHHVQSDSDWLVNFIELLRQVPGLTCLYFHGNPVIRKLSYYRKRIVAGLPGLRYLDDRPIKPMERQASEAWVNGGKDAETAAIKRFKDAEKMQFTCYLEDFRRMQVRRSGLALVSTDILHPTADAFQQIPSKIWVAPHSEVYS; this comes from the exons ATGGCGAATAACAGCGAGACGGCATCCGGCCCTCCAGCGGTACCAGCCATGACCAGAGCACTTCTACGTCAGATCTGCAAAG AAAGCGGACAGTATGAGACTCCAGCTCTGAATGACAAGTTGTATTTCCACTTTCGAGGCTTCACTAAGATCGAGAACCTCGACAACTACACCAAAGTGAGGGCTCTCTGGCTGGAAGGAAATGGCATTCGCAATATCGAAGGGCTGGACAATCTGAAGGAGCTGCAGTGTCT GTTTTTGCAACAGAACTGCATCAGGGAAATTCAGAACCTGGATAGCTGCACAAAACTAGTCACGCTGGATCTTTCATATAACTGTATCCGAAGAATTCAAGGTTTGTCGTCCCTTCCGCATCTGAATAACATCAAACTCGCCTACAACGCCTTTGAGACAATTGAT GACATTCGCGGCCTGGCCGAATGCCGAGCGCTAACAAATTTGGATCTCTCGCACAATTACATAGACCTCGGAAACTCAAGTGAAAACAGTTCCGACCTCATTTGGCCCTCTGCTCATGGTGAAGCGAATATGGTGGAATCACTTCCAGAGGGGGTTCCCTCCGGCAGCTCAGCGAGAGCTGTTTCATTAGTTCCCGGAGGGTGTGACGCGGAAGCCCATCATGTCCAGAGTGATTCTGACTGGCTTGTAAATTTCATCGAGCTTCTACGACAAGTGCCAGGGCTGACGTGCTTGTATTTCCATGGAAACCCTGTGATCCGAAAACTTTCGTATTACCGCAAACGCATAGTTGCCG GCCTGCCTGGCCTGAGGTACTTGGACGACCGCCCCATCAAACCCATGGAACGACAAGCCAGTGAAGCCTGGGTGAATGGAGGAAAGGACGCCGAGACAGCAGCCATTAAGAGATTCaaggacgcagaaaaaaTGCAGTTCACCTGTTATCTGGAAGACTTCCGAAGAATGCAAGTACGGAGAAGCGGCTTGGCTCTCGTTTCCACCGACATTCTTCACCCCACAGCAGACGCGTTTCAGCAGATCCCGTCAAAAATATGGGTAGCTCCACACTCAGAAGTTTATTCCTAA
- a CDS encoding NudC family protein (encoded by transcript TGME49_248980), whose amino-acid sequence MPDSREEALQRAQVHEELLLNLARHHPDIESLLQTFFDFLERRTDFFHVIESSGASAGLESPNMGFREGRAEAMVRQAFSKAQMAYRRRAQPHLLAQVGAVPSSRGETPASAKTQAVPCTGAEKRGKSENVVARGALTTAGVSAASDPKEGHVGKPEKTQESRQMAESRPETEATEAQRSKEFRNTGVTSSQGTAGKELTTWNGGVCENYRWTQSFTDLTLQFRLDKNKYRGKKDVSVSITPTALKVVVAGDVLLEGEWEDHVNAAESLWQVEDGPYLLLSIEKARENWWASVLKGEKKIDTTKIESVKRVEDFDAATQAHIRKMMFDQQQKLRGEKTSDELEKEELLRKAWDAEGSPFAGTPFNPSLVNFQSSLPSGFMGGGP is encoded by the exons ATGCCGGACTCCAGGGAAGAAGCCCTGCAGCGGGCGCAGGTGCATGAGGAGTTGCTGCTGAACCTTGCCCGACACCACCCAGACATAGAGAGTCTCTTGCAGACCTTCTTCGACTTTCTCGAGCGACGAACAGACTTCTTCCATGTTATCGAGTCGTCGGGAGCTTCTGCCGGACTCGAATCCCCAAACATGGGATTTCGGGAGGGCCGTGCGGAGGCCATGGTTCGCCAAGCGTTTTCGAAGGCGCAGATGGCCTACAGGCGACGGGCTCAGCCCCACCTTCTGGCCCAAGTCGGAGCGGTGCCCTCTTCACGTGGAGAAACGCCAGCTTCCGCGAAGACTCAGGCGGTGCCATGCACGGGTGCGGAGAAGCGCGGCAAGTCAGAAAACGTGGTGGCTCGAGGTGCGCTGACCACCGCGGGCGTCTCCGCGGCGTCAGACCCTAAAGAGGGACACGTAGGGAAGccggagaaaacgcaagagAGCCGACAAATGGCGGAGTCTCGACCGGAGACGGAAGCGACCGAGGCGCAGAGATCGAAGGAGTTCAGGAATACCGGAGTGACTTCTTCTCAAGGTACAGCAGGCAAGGAGCTGACGACTTGGAATGGAGGTGTGTGCGAGAACTACCGCTGGACACAGTCCTTCACTGACCTCACGCTCCAGTTCCGTCTCGACAAGAACAAAtacagagggaagaaggacgtGTCTGTCTCGATCACTCCGACCGCACTAAAGGTTGTCGTAGCAG GTGACGTCCTCTTGGAGGGCGAGTGGGAGGATCACGTGAACGCGGCCGAATCTCTTTGGCAAGTGGAAGACGGCCCGTATCTACTTCTCTCAATTgagaaggcgcgagaaaaTTGGTGGGCCTCTGTCCtcaaaggcgagaaaaaaatcGACACGACAAAG ATTGAGTCGGTCAAGCGTGTGGAGGACTTTGACGCCGCAACCCAGGCCCATATTCGGAAAATGATGTTCGACCAACAGCAGAAGTtgcggggagagaaaacctcagacgaactggagaaggaggaactTCTGAGGAAGGCTTGGGATGCCGAGGGCTCTCCGTTTGCAGGCACCCCTTTCAACCCATCCCTCGTTAATTTTCAGAGCAGTCTACCATCGGGGTTCATGGGTGGTGGGCCTTGA
- a CDS encoding hypothetical protein (encoded by transcript TGME49_248990), with protein MRWSGGPATASRPQTTLSTQSVPEMVTGFLVFWLNGPTSKEEHLFVYCGADVGKFSLLPRPLVSECFHVHWPGARASPRDVRHPGAATSAFLKALEQQILSDFRRRGLWNPNKEDGTKPFEFEIDLYERGSHYGGRLDYAVVDGNVVETGGADIEESNLWLSTFHKMLNNHISENGNKAAADEDVGSTGDAAGPMPLAEFESSVTRTFLITRDGGVRDVSIPAFFLALRGNGQGILELMQDTQKGWKSLYSKLAGIPLCVYVTRDLFLQPDFEHGSGEKYEELCAAPKGFTSGLEMVDSVGMKPLTEKTFATQAAETGLTPDGMDFMSGVTRSIYSQDIEEINAAAGVVAMLGSFGSFFQGKRYSGRVLVEYLIARFTSNAFLNCGIRDVLEEPQSGARQVTKSRKRYRLRPRLEGDSCTAEAQRRLESILYDFVVVAAPLELSGVRLYRHREDSWKEGERTRSEASALERVTVPPRSWRTVHLVYFVADAIRWTNSRSVSSEEGSRSGDMSHLILKARPSGASAGAFPEFYVAGCYGHAVEDAGQDVFRRKVSSDKTAMGLDLGENPRDYTATPESDDVAPGKKTLCRVASPQWLTDETLESTFVNPQHIYRRRWLAAYPNPAPFDPVSTSATAEQFSSSASSAQAFNLNASPSEHASRKRTTTQHAVPEQSNFILADNVFYPSAFESIFSCMEGQAVSAQNAVNLISNSLDIYSGEV; from the exons ATGCGTTGGAGCGGCGGTCCGGCGACCGCGTCTCGTCCGCAAACGACGCTCAGCACACAGTCAGTTCCGGAGATGGTCACGGGTTTCCTTGTATTTTGGTTAAACGGTCCAACTAGCAAAGAAGAACATCTCTTCGTTTATTGTGGGGCCGATGTGGGCAaattttctcttcttcctcgcccaCTGGTCAGCGAGTGTTTCCACGTTCACTGGCCGGGGGCAAGAGCTTCCCCCCGAGACGTCCGCCACCCTG GCGCAGCAACGTCAGCGTTTTTGAAGGCGTTAGAGCAGCAAATTCTCTCAGACTTTCGCCGGAGAGGATTGTGGAACCCGAACAAGGAAGATGGGACGAAGCCGTTTGAGTTCGAAATCGACTTGTACGAACGCGGCAGCCATTATGGGGGGAGACTGGACTACGCCGTCGTCGACGGAAATGTCGTCGAGACCGGTGGTGCGGATATCGAGGAGTCTAACCTCTGGCTATCGACGTTCCACAAAATGTTGAATAACCATATTTCCGAGAACGGAAACAAGGCGGCTGCTGATGAAGATGTGGGCAGCACCGGAGATGCCGCCGGTCCTATGCCTCTGGCTGAATTTGAGTCGTCAGTCACCCGCACGTTTCTTATCACGCGAGACGGTGGAGTGCGTGATGTTTCTATCCCCGCTTTTTTCCTCGCGCTACGAGGCAACGGCCAAGGGATACTGGAATTAATGCAGGATACGCAGAAGGGCTGGAAATCTCTCTACTCGAAGCTTGCAGGGATacctctgtgtgtgtatgtgacACGTGACCTGTTTCTGCAGCCTGATTTCGAGCATGGAAGTGGTGAAAAGTACGAAGAGTTGTGTGCCGCACCTAAAGGATTCACCTCAGGGTTAGAAATGGTGGACAGTGTAGGCATGAAGCCTCTAACAGAGAAGACGTTTGCCACCCAAGCGGCAGAAACCGGCCTGACGCCTGATGGCATGGATTTTATGAGTGGGGTCACGCGATCCATCTATTCGCAGGATATAGAGGAAATCAATGCTGCTGCTGGAGTCGTAGCCATGCTGGGGAGTTTCGGTTCCTTCTTCCAAGGAAAGCGGTACTCGGGCCGCGTCCTAGTGGAATATCTTATAGCGCGGTTCACTTCAAACGCATTCCTGAACTGCGGCATTAGGGACGTACTTGAAGAGCCACAGTCTGGCGCAAGACAGGTCACCAAAAGCAGGAAACGATACAGACTGCGCCCAAGACTGGAAGGAGATTCCTGTACCGCAGAAGCGCAAAGGCGTTTGGAATCCATCTTATACGACTTTGTAGTTGTGGCTGCGCCCCTGGAGCTCTCCGGCGTGcggctgtacagacaccgagAAGACAGTTGGAAGGAAGGTGAACGTACGCGTAGCGAAGCATCCGCACTGGAGCGGGTAACGGTACCTCCGAGGTCTTGGCGGACTGTCCATTTGGTTTATTTCGTTGCCGATGCAATCAGGTGGACCAACTCACGTAGCGTGTCATCAGAGGAGGGAAGCAGGTCAGGCGACATGTCTCACTTGATTCTGAAAGCTCGGCCCAGCGGTGCTTCCGCCGGTGCCTTTCCCGAGTTCTACGTCGCCGGGTGTTACGGCCATGCGGTAGAGGATGCGGGTCAAGACGTTTTCCGGAGAAAAGTGTCTTCAGATAAGACTGCAATGGGTCTGGACCTGGGAGAGAACCCCAGGGACTACACCGCTACCCCGGAAAGCGATGACGTAGCTCCCGGGAAGAAAACGCTTTGCCGAGTGGCCTCCCCGCAGTGGCTGACGGATGAAACTCTGGAGTCCACTTTTGTCAATCCTCAACACATTTACAGGCGCAGGTGGTTAGCAGCATACCCGAATCCCGCGCCATTTGACCCCGTTTCAACTTCTGCGACGGCAGAACAGTTCTCCAGTTCTGCATCAAGTGCTCAGGCGTTCAATCTCAACGCGTCTCCGTCAGAGCACGCCTCGCGAAAGCGAACAACTACGCAGCATGCTGTACCGGAGCAATCGAATTTTATCCTGGCCGATAATGTGTTCTACCCAAGTGCATTTGAATCAATCTTCTCGTGCATGGAGGGACAGGCAGTTTCTGCACAGAACGCAGTGAACCTGATCAGTAACAGTCTCGACATATACTCAGGTGAAGTGTAA
- a CDS encoding regulator of chromosome condensation (RCC1) repeat-containing protein (encoded by transcript TGME49_249000) — MRSAAAIFASRPKGARWAAVSASKVAASTPGRLSPSSAGDYIPVQQRCGSTRRALLTSGFLSFVTDSNRDFDGTREAWHGSQKQFCRRSVQWVSGAALTGAVCCVCLSWGSRASGERKKDTALRCVSHVPSQKVPDHRSRSREHLRGFGLAGRGERLSHLAVASCSEPGSGNKAEGSSTDRSRILYSWGCGIDGQLGLGGSALSVSTPQPVPASALHDGEFILQCAAGAFHSVCCTSLGRVFTWGRGGKNRLGHDWPRETPASASPGGRPYRSSTKHLSASGIAETAVQTLPKCVEGLCRLSARVDAVACGEDHTLVLTDSGEVYSWGGNAHGECGRVETSESAEAVQAGDPARTKRRSWLWGVLRGDKGEGDIDALATEEASSAHDANSPWAGRTEKEKGLVGGRVEGALRGKRVTQIACGKHVSAAVTEEGELYVWGEGRGGQVGPPVPAGRRSEDRRKEVSTSTFPSSGLSFNVPTPRRLEVYGLAESEETSQDRTPKKVVQVACGSSHCAALTEDGEIYTWGSDDYGQLGLGKESRFVLLPRRVDALADKRVVSVRCGHFFTCCTTSTGEVFVWGYGRDGECGNGRSDAALPVLISLEAQPGGKKHASGTVLDTVAGGGHLAARTQEGGLWMWGRGREGQLGRGDAIESVAASRDSPQLVEELWNRSPRGSQSRPSSDSRALTGLNDREEAQQTSRVVAAWCGQSHTLALVESTGKTDFTE; from the coding sequence ATGCGAAGCGCGGCTGCAATCTTCGCGTCTCGTCCCAAAGGGGCTCGGTGGGCTGCGGTGTCTGCTTCGAAAGTAGCCGCCTCAACCCCAGGCAGactctccccttcgtctgCCGGTGACTACATCCCCGTCCAGCAGCGATGCGGTTCAACGCGCAGGGCACTTCTGACGAGTGGATTCCTCTCTTTTGTGACCGACTCGAACAGAGACTTCGACGGGACGAGAGAGGCTTGGCACGGGTCACAGAAGCAATTCTGTCGCCGCAGCGTCCAATGGGTTTCTGGGGCAGCGCTCACGGGAGCGGTTTGCTGCGTCTGTTTATCCTGGGGCTCGAGGGCTTctggcgagagaaagaaagacaccgCTCTGCGCTGCGTTTCTCACGTCCCGTCTCAAAAGGTACCAGATCACAGGTCACGAAGTAGAGAGCACCTCCGAGGATTCGGTCTCGCTGGGCGGGGAGAAAGGCTCTCCCATCTTGCCGTGGCATCGTGCTCGGAACCTGGAAGCGGAAACAAGGCAGAGGGCTCTTCCACCGACAGATCTCGCATACTGTACAGCTGGGGCTGCGGCATCGACGGCCAGCTAGGTCTGGGCGGCAGCGCTCTGAGTGTGTCGACACCGCAGCCAGTTCCAGCGTCAGCGCTCCACGATGGAGAGTTTATCCTTCAGTGCGCAGCAGGCGCTTTCCACTCCGTCTGCTGCACCTCTTTGGGCCGGGTGTTCACGTGGGGGCGGGGTGGAAAGAATCGTCTGGGGCATGACTGGCCAAGAGAAACACCTGCGTCAGCCTCGCCGGGTGGCAGGCCTTACCGGTCGTCAACAAAGCACCTGTCTGCCTCGGGCATAGCGGAGACTGCGGTCCAGACCCTTCCCAAGTGCGTGgaaggtctctgtcgcctttcgGCTCGCGTGGACGCCGTCGCGTGTGGAGAGGACCACACCCTGGTTCTCACAGACTCGGGGGAAGTCTATAGCTGGGGGGGGAATGCTCACGGAGAGTGCGGACGCGTAGAGACTTCGGAGAGCGCTGAGGCGGTGCAAGCGGGAGATCCCGCGAGAACAAAGCGAAGGAGTTGGTTGTGGGGCGTCCTAAGAGGCGATAAAGGCGAAGGAGATATAGATGCGCTCGCCACCGAAGAAGCCTCAAGTGCACATGATGCAAACAGTCCGTGGGCTGGacgaacggagaaagagaaaggcctTGTGGGTGGCCGAGTGGAAGGCGCTCTACGCGGGAAGAGAGTGACTCAGATTGCATGTGGCAAGCACGTCTCCGCCGCCGTCactgaggaaggagaacttTATGTGTGGGGAGAGGGACGAGGCGGACAGGTGGGCCCGCCGGTGCCGGCAGGCCGAAGATCCGAGGATCGAAGGAAGGAAGTTTCGACTTCAACTTTTCCCAGTTCTGGCCTTTCCTTCAATGTTCCTACACCAAGGAGACTGGAAGTTTATGGCCTTgccgagagcgaagaaacctCTCAAGACAGAACGCCGAAGAAGGTCGTCCAAGTTGCTTGTGGGTCCTCTCACTGCGCCGCGTTgacagaagacggagaaattTACACATGGGGTAGTGACGATTACGGCCAGCTAGGCCTGGGTAAGGAGTCGCGGTTTGTTCTCTTGCCTCGAAGAGTCGACGCACTCGCTGACAAGAGAGTCGTTTCAGTTCGATGCGGCCACTTCTTCACTTGCTGCACCACGTCGACGGGGGAAGTTTTTGTATGGGGTTATGGCCGAGACGGTGAGTGCGGAAATGGACGGAGCGACGCGGCTCTGCCCGTCCTTATTTCGCTGGAGGCTCAACCAGGCGGCAAGAAACACGCTAGTGGAACAGTTCTGGATACTGTCGCAGGAGGTGGCCACCTTGCAGCACGTACACAAGAAGGCGGTCTCTGGATGTGGGGCCGAGGTAGAGAGGGCCAGCTAGGGAGGGGAGACGCCATTGAGAGCGTAGCAGCCAGCAGAGATTCCCCTCAGTTAGTGGAAGAACTTTGGAACAGGTCTCCTCGCGGTAGTCAATCACGGCCATCGTCAGACTCACGTGCACTGACGGGTCTGAACGATCGTGAAGAAGCCCAGCAAACATCAAGGGTCGTTGCAGCGTGGTGCGGCCAGTCTCATACGCTCGCGCTTGTAGAATCGACGGGGAAGACAGATTTTACTGAGTGA